The Myotis daubentonii chromosome 1, mMyoDau2.1, whole genome shotgun sequence genome includes the window CTTACTTTCTCCTCCCTTTTCACTTCATCCGTGGAGCACAGTGATGGGTCGCAAGAGGAAGAAGCAGCTGAAGCCGTGGTGCTGGTATTGTAATAGAGATTTTGATGATGAGAAGATCCTTATACAGCAccaaaaagcaaaacattttaaatgccaTATATGTCATAAGAAGTTGTACAGAGGACCTGGCTTGGCTACACATTGCATCCAGGTGCATAAAAAGACAATAGATGCTGTACCAAATGCAATACCTGGGAGAACAGACATAGGGTTGGAAATATGTGGTATGGAAGGTATTCCAGAAAAAGACATGGATGAAAGAAGACAACTTCTTGAACAGAAAACACAGGAGAGTCAAAAAAGGAAGCAGCAAGATGATTCTGATGAATATGATGATGACGACTCTGCAGCTTCAACTTCATTTCAACCACAGCCTGTTCAACGCCAACAAGGCTATATACCCCCAATGGCACAGCCAGGACTACCACCAGTTccaggagcaccaggaatgccTCCAGGCATACCTCCATTAATGCCAGGTGTTCCTCCTCTGATGCCAGGAATGCCACCAGTTATGCCAGGCATGCCATCTGGAATGATGCCAATGGGTGGAATGATGTCACCTGGACCAGGAATACCACTTCTAATGCCTGGTATGCCACCAGGTATGCCCCCTCCTGTTCCACGTCCTGGAATTCCTCCAATGACTCAAGCACAGGCTGTTTCAGCACCAGGTATTCTTAATAGACCACCTGCACCAACAGCAACAGTTCCTGTTCCACAGCCTCCAGTTACTCAGCCTCTTTTCCCCAGTGCCAGACAGCCTCAGGCAACTGTCCAAGGACCTGTTGGTACAGATTTCAAGCCCTTAAGTAGTACCCCTGCAACAACTACAGAACCCCCGAAGCCTACATTCCCTGCTTATACACAGTCTACAGCTTCAACTACTAGTACAACAAATAGCACTGCAGCTAAACCAGCGGCATCAATAACAAATAAGTCTGCTACTCTTACGACAACCAGTGCAACCAGTAAGTTGATCTATCCAGATGAGGATATATCGTTGGAAGAAAGAAGGGCACAGTTACCTAAATACCAACGTAATCTTCCTCTTCCAGGAAAGACTCCCATTGGTAATCCACCAGTTGGACCAATTGGAGCTATGATGCCACCACAGCCAGGCatcccacaacaacaacaaatgagaCCCCCAATGCCACCTCATGGTCAGTATGGTGGTCATCATCAAGGCATGCCAGGTTACCTTCC containing:
- the LOC132216213 gene encoding BUB3-interacting and GLEBS motif-containing protein ZNF207-like; the encoded protein is MGRKRKKQLKPWCWYCNRDFDDEKILIQHQKAKHFKCHICHKKLYRGPGLATHCIQVHKKTIDAVPNAIPGRTDIGLEICGMEGIPEKDMDERRQLLEQKTQESQKRKQQDDSDEYDDDDSAASTSFQPQPVQRQQGYIPPMAQPGLPPVPGAPGMPPGIPPLMPGVPPLMPGMPPVMPGMPSGMMPMGGMMSPGPGIPLLMPGMPPGMPPPVPRPGIPPMTQAQAVSAPGILNRPPAPTATVPVPQPPVTQPLFPSARQPQATVQGPVGTDFKPLSSTPATTTEPPKPTFPAYTQSTASTTSTTNSTAAKPAASITNKSATLTTTSATSKLIYPDEDISLEERRAQLPKYQRNLPLPGKTPIGNPPVGPIGAMMPPQPGIPQQQQMRPPMPPHGQYGGHHQGMPGYLPGAMPPYGQGLPMVPPYQGGPPRPLMGMRPPVMSQGGRY